A segment of the Buchnera aphidicola (Mindarus abietinus) genome:
AAACATGGCATAGTTTTATACCTTACACAGATAGAATTGAATATTTAGGGGGATGTGTCAATGAAATGCCTTATATTTTAGCAGTAGAAAAATTAGCAGATATTCAAGTTCCAAAAAGAGTAAAGTTTATTCGAGTAATGTTGTCAGAATTATTTAGGATAAATAGTCATTTATTATATATTTCTACTTTTATTCAAGATGTAGGTTCTATGACTCCTGTTTTTCTTGCTTTTACCGATCGACAAAAAATTTATGATATTATTGAAAAAATTACAGGTGCTAGAATGCATCCAGCTTGGTTTAGAATAGGAGGTGTTGCTTCTGATCTTCCTAAAGGATGGGAGAAATTACTTAAAAAATTTCTTATTTGGTTACCTAAAAGATTGAAATTTTATTTAAATATGGCATTAAAAAATTCTATTTTAATAAATCGTTCAAAAGGAATTGCTTCTTATAATAAAACGGAAGCTTTAAATTGGGGGGTCACTGGTGCAGGGTTACGAGCTACAGGAATAGATTTTGATATTCGAAAAAAAAGACCTTATTCAGGTTATGAAGATTTTGATTTTGAAATACCAATAGGAAATGGAATTAGTGATTGCTATTCTAGAGTTATGTTAAAAATGGAAGAAATTTTTCAAAGTTTACGTATATTACAACAATGTTTAGATAATATGCCATCTGGACCATTTAAAGCAGATCATCCTTTAACCACTCCTCCTATTAAAAAAAATACTCTTAAAGATATTGAGTCGATGATTACACATTTTTTGCAAATGTCATGGGGACCAATTATGCCTCCTAATGAAAGTTTTCAAATGATAGAAGCAACTAAAGGTATAAATAGTTATTATTTAATTAGCGATGGCGGTACGATGAGTTATCGAACGAGAATTCGAACACCTAGCTTTGCACATTTACAACAGATACCTTCTGTTATCAGGGGAAGTTTGTTGTCAGATTTAATTACATATTTAGGAAGTATTGATTTTGTTATGTCGGACGTGGATCGATAAAAAATGAAAAAACAATATATTAATTTTGAATTAACTGTGGAAGAACAAGAGAAAATAGAAGAGGAAAAAAAACGTTATAAATATCCTCATGCAGTAGTAATAGAAGCATTAAAAATAGTACAAAAAAAAAGAAAGTGGGTGTCTAAAAATGTTATAAATGCTATTTCAGAAATTTTAAATATTTCTTCTGTGCATATAGAAGAAGTGGCTACTTTTTATAGTCAAATCTTTCTTGAACCAGTAGGAAGAAATATTATTCGCTATTGTGATAGTGTCGTTTGTTATGTTGTAGGATATAAAAAAATATTGATAGTATTAGAGAAATATTTAAAAATTAAATCAGGAGAAACAACACCAGACAATAAATTTACATTATTACCAATTTGTTGTTTAGGATGTTGCGATAAAGCACCAACTATGATGATTAATGAAGATACATATTTTAACTTATCCGAGAAAAATATTCTTTCTATACTGGAAACTTATTCATGAATAACAAATTTCTGAAAGCAGAGAGTCATCCTTTAACATGGAGATTAAATAAAAATAACAATCCTATTTGGATCGAGGAATATAAATTAAAAAATGGATATGCGGCATTAACAAAAAGTTTAATAGAAATGTCTCCCCAAAAAATAATAGATGAAGTCAAGAAGTCCGAATTAAAGGGAAGAGGAGGTGCTGGATTTAATACAGGAATAAAATGGAATATGGTTGCAAAATCTCAAGTTTCAAAAACAAAATATTTAGTTTGTAATGCTGATGAAATGGAACCTGGAACATTTAAAGATCGTTTGTTAATGGAAAAAATTCCACATCAGTTAATTGAAGGAATAATAATAGCAGCTTTTGCTTTACAAGTACATTGCGCTTATATTTTTTTACGAGGAGAATATATTCAAGCATATAAAAATTTAAAAAGATCTATTTTTGAAGCTTATCAAATGGGTTATTTAGGAAAAAATATTTTAAAAACAAGTTTTAACTTAGATATTTTTATACATACTGGTGCTGGACGTTATATTTGCGGTGAAGAAACGGCATTATTAAATTCTTTAGAAGGAAAAAGAGCAAATCCTAGATTTAAACCTCCCTTTCCTGTTGAAATTGGTTTATGGGGGAAACCAACATGCGTTAATAATGTAGAAACATTATCAAATGTACCAGCTATTATATCAAATGGGTTTCTTTGGTACAAAACATTATCAAAAAGTATAGATACCGGGACAAAAATGATGGGATTTTCAGGAAATGTAAATACTCCAGGAGTTTGGGAACTTCCATTTGGAACTACAGCTAGAGAAATATTAGAGGATTACGCAAATGGAATGAAACCTGGTTTTTCATTAAAAGCATGGCAACCAGGAGGAGCAGGAACTGATTTTTTAACTTTAGAACATATTGATATTCCAATGGATTTTGAAAATGTTAGAAAAGCAGGAAGTAGATTAGGTACTGCTGTAGCTATGGCGGTGGATAATTTTGTAAATATAGTTTCATTAGTCCATAACATTGAAAAATTTTTTTCTAGAGAGTCTTGTGGATGGTGTACACCTTGTAGAGAAGGTTTGCCTTGGATAGTAAAAATTTTAAAATCATTAGTACAGAAAAAGGGAAAACAAGGAGATATTGAATTGTTGGAGGAACTTAGTAAAAATTTAGAATTTGGAAAAACTTTTTGTGCTCATGCACCAGGAGCTATGGAACCCTTAGTAAGTGCTATTAAATATTTTCGAATTGAATTTGAACAAGGTATTAGATTTAAATGATTAAAATTTTTATTTTTTTTGAATTTTTAAAAAATAAGGCTATTAATTGAAAAAATTTAAAATTTTATTTCTTTTTTTTATTAAAAATTAAAGAATTTATGTTTTATATATATAATAGTAAAATATTCTATGTATTAGATAGGTTGGAAATACTTATGTTTAAACTTCGTATAGATAATGTACAATATTTTGTAAAAAAATCTGCTAATGTTTTAGAAGCCTGTTTATCTGTAGGAGTGGATATACCTTATTTTTGCTGGCATCCTATGCTAGGTAGTATAGGAGCATGTAGACAATGTGCAATTAAACAATATAGTAGTGATATTGATAAAACGGGGAAAATAGTCATGTCTTGTATGACCCCGTTAAATGAAAAAACAATTATTTCTATTCAAGACGATGAAGTTAAAAGATTTAGAAAGCAAATAATTGAGTTTTTGATGATTAATCATCCTCATGATTGTCCCATTTGTGAAGAAGCAGGAAGTTGTCATTTACAAGATATGACTGTTATGACGCAACATAATTTACGTCGATATAGATATGAAAAAAAGACACATATAAATCAGTATTTAGGACCTTTTATACAACATGAGATGAATAGATGTATAAAATGTTATCGTTGTGTTAGATATTATCAGGATTATTTAGATGGAACTGATTTAGGTGTATTCGGAAGTGCGGATAACATTTATTTTGGACGTTTAGAAGAGGGTATGCTTGATAACGAACATTCTGGAAATTTAGTAGAAATTTGTCCTACAGGTGTTTTTACTGATAAAATATATTCTAAAAATTATAGTAGAAAATGGGACATGCAATATGCTCCTAGCGTTTGTCAATATTGTAGTATAGGATGCAATACTATAATAGGAGAACGTTTTGGAGAGATAAGAAAAGTAGAAAATAGATATAATAAAGTAATAAATCATCATTTAATATGCGATCTAGGTCGTTTTGGATTTGGTTATTCTAACTTAGAAAGTAGACCTAAATATTTAAAGGAAAAAATAAAAGAAAAGTTTATTCATTTAAATAAAAAAAGTTTTTTAAAAAAAATAAAAAAAATTTTTAATGATTCGAGTCAAATTATTGGAATTGGTTCTTCAAGAGCTAGTGTAGAAAGTAATTTCACATTACGAGAATTAGTAGGTAAAGAAAATTTTTCTGTAGGAGTATCAAGAAATGAAAAAAAATTACTAAATTTTATTTTTAATTTAACAAAAAAAAGAAATTTTTCTATCCCTTCACTATCAGAAATAGAAAATTGTGATGCTATTTTAGTGTTAGGTGAAGATTTAACTCAGATTTCTCCTCGAATGGCATTAGCGGTAAGACAAGCAGTTAAAAAAAGATATAAAAAAATAGCAAAAAAATTAAAAATTCCATTGTGGAATAAAAAAGCAATTTTAAATATTTCTCAAAATAAAAAAAATAAATTATTTATAACAAGTTTAGATACAACAAAATTAGATGATATTTCTTCATGGAATTATTATGCTTCTTATGAAAAACAAGCAGAATTTTCTTTTTTATTAGCGAAAAAAATAAGATATTTTTCTGTTTCTAATAAAAAAGTAAATCATTTTTTTGAAGAAAAAATTTCTTTAATTGCTAAAACTTTACTAAATGCAAAGAGACCATTAATTATTACAGGTTCTCATTCCGGTAGTTTATCACTTATTAAAGCAGCTTCTAATATTGTTCAAGCAATAAGAAAATATAATGAAAATGTTAATTTAATATTATTAACTCCGAATTCTAATAGTTTAGGAGTAGCATGTTTAGGTGGAATTTCAATTGATTCTGCTTTAGAGCGAGTTATTTTAAAAAAAAATAGTTCTTTAATAATTTTAGAAAATGATTTATATCGACATGTGCCAAGATCTAAAATTAATGAAATGTTAAAATCTGTAAAGAATGTTATTACATTAGATCATATTCCTACTTTGACTATTAAAAATAGTACTTTAATCGCACCATGTACAAATTTTTTTGAAAGTTCTGGAACAATTATTAATTATGAAAGTCGAGCACAAAGATTTTTCAAAGCTTACGATCCTAATTATTACAAAAAAGATTATTACGTGTTAGAAAGTTGGAGATGGTTAACTTTATTTAAAAATATTATTTTAGATAAAAAAGATAAAAATTTTTTCTTTGATAGTATAGTTAATAATTGTAGTATTAAAATTCCAGAATTTAAAAAAATTAATTTGATCTCTCCTAATTCGAATTTTCGGATTTTTGGACAAAAAATAGCACGTTCTCCTAACAGATATAGTGGAAGAACAGCTATTTTTTCAGATAAAAATGTTCATGAGTGTCAACAACCAGAAGATAGAGATACAATGTTTTCATTTTCTATGGAAGGAAATCAACCTTTTAATCGACAAGATACATCATATATTCCGTTTGTTTGGTTTCCAGGATGGAACTCTTCTCAAGCATGGAATAAAATTAAAACTGAAAAAAAAGATATGTCTTCTTGTAATCTACATTTATTTCCAAAGAATATTCACAATAAAATTCCTTTTTTTAAAAATAATGAAATTATTAATAACATAAATGCAAATTGGAAAATTGCACCATATTATTCCTTATATGGAAGTGAAGAAGTAACTCAAAAAAATCCAATTTTATTAAAATTAATAGAGCCTATTTATATTAAGATCAATAAATTAGAAGCTATGGATTTGGGTTTAAAGGAAAATAGTACTGTTACATTTTTTTATTTAGAAGAAAAATTTACTTTCAAAGTAAAATTTTCTATTTTTTTAGATAAAAAAATACTTGCTTTACCTATAGGATTTCCTAATGTTCCTCTTTTTCTTTCTGGAGAAAGTATTAAAAATTTAAAAATAGAAAAATAATATATCTATTTAAATAAGTAAATAGGAATTTTTTCATGTTTAAAACTATAATTTTATTATTATTAATAATTTTATTCGCTGCTACATTAAGTGTAATAGAGAGAAGATTATTAGGATTATTTCAAAATCGTTATGGTCCAAATCGAGTAGGATGGCAAGGATCTCTTCAGTTATTAGCGGATATGATTAAAATTTTTTTTAAAGAAGATTGGATTCCACCTTTTAGTAAAAAAATAACATTTGTATTAGCTCCTATTATTTCATTTTCTTCTTTATTAATAATTGCACCTATTATACCTATTAGTAAAAAATTACTATTTGTAAATATTAATATTGGTATCTTATTTTTTTTAATGATGGCTAGTTTATCAATTTATGCTATATTGCTTGCCGGATGGTCAAGCAATAATAAATATGCTTTATTAGGTGCTTTACGTGCTGCTGCTCAAACTTTAAGTTATGAGATTTTTTTAGGATTATCCTTAATGGGTATTGTTATTCGTGCTGAATCTTTTAATTTATCTGATATTTTAAGTAATCAAAGACATTTATGGAATATAATTCCTCAATTTTTTGCTTTTATAACTTTTTTTATATCTAGTTTAGGAATTTCTCATAGACATCCATTAGATCAACCCGAATCCGAACAAGAATTGGCTGATGGTTATCATATTGAATATTCAGGAATGAAATTCGGACTATTTTTTATAGGAGAATATGTTTCAGTAATAATATTATCCGCTTTAATGACTATATTGTTTTTAGGAGGATTTTATGGTCCTTTTTTTGATTCTGTAATATGGTTTTTGATTAAAATGATTACTTTAATATTTATTTTTATTTTGATACGTGCTTCTTTACCGCGTCCTAGATATAATCAAATGATTGCTTTTAGTTGGAAATATTGTTTTCCAATTACTTTATTAAATGCATTTTTTACAGCCGTATGGTTAATATGTTAATTAATTATTAAAATGTAAGGTTTAATATAATTATGAAAACAAGTATAAAAAATATTTATAGTCAGTTTAGAAGTATTTGGATGGTTTTAAAAAATATTTTTTCTAAACGAGAAACAAAATTATATCCTGAAGAAAAAGTGAATTTATCTTTTCGTTATAGAGGGAAAATAGTTCTTACAAAGACAAAAAAAGGGGAAGAAAGATGTGTAGCATGTAATTTATGTTCTGCTGTTTGTCCAGTTGATTGTATTTCCTTACAAAAAAAAATTAATAAAAAGAATAAACGTTGGTTCGCAAAGTTTTTTCGAATCAATTTTTCTAGGTGTATTTTTTGTGGATTATGTGAAGAAGCTTGTCCAACTGCAGCTATTCAATTAACCCCGGATTTTGAATTAGGAGAATTTAAACGCCATGATTTAATTTATGAAAAGGAAGATTTGTTAATATCCGGTTCTGGAAAGTATCCTGATTACGATTTTTATAATTATACTGGTGTAGCTATTAAAGGAAAAAATAAAGGAGAGCTTATAAATGAAGCTAAACCGATTAATAGAACTACTTTACTTCCTTAATATTGTAAATAGAGAGTACGTTACATGGAACTAATATTTTTTTATTGTTTTGGAATTTTTTCTATAATATCAACTTTATTGTTAATTTTTCAAAAAAATGCAATGTATGCACTATTCTATTTAATTATTTCTATTTTATCTATTTCAGGAGTTTTTTTTTCTCTAGGTGCTTATTTTTCGGCAGCATTAGAAATTATTATTTATGCTGGTGCTATTATGGTTCTTTTTATTTTTGTAATTATGATGCTAAATCAAAGAAGTATTTTAAATATTAAAAAAAAAAGAAATATGACAGAATTAATAGGACTATTTTTTTTATTTTTTGTATTATTTAAAATAATGTTTGATTTAAATAATATTTTTTTTGAAAAAAAAATATGTTTTGAAGTCATCAGTACAAGAATCACGGGAATTAAATTGTATAATTCATATGGAATAATAATAGAATTAATTTCTTTTCTTTTATTATCTGTACTTCTTACTATTTTTCATTTTGGAAAAAATTATTATAGATCAAAAGATCATAAATAATTTTAAACTAAAAATGTATTTAAATTAATAAAAAAGGATTATTTATGATTCCTATGTCGCATGGTTTAATATTTTCTTTTTTGTTGTTTTTCTTAGGAGTTTGTTCTCTTATTTTTCGAAAAAATTTTTTGTTTATATTAATATCTTTAGAAATAATAGTAAATTCTATTACAATGATTTTTATTGTTGCAAGCAGCTATTGGCATCAAGTAGAAGGCCAAATTATGTATATTTTTTTAATTACTGTAGCTGCCGCAGAAGTTAGTATAGGTTTAGCTTTATTATTACGTTTATATAAATATTCTAAAGAATTAGATACTGATAGATTAAGTGAGATAAATCAATGAGTATAAACATTATATGTTCTATATTTTTGATTCCGTTTATAGGATTTTTTTTATTAACATTTTTTCCTAAAAAATTTTTGAATATTTATTCTTTTTTAATAGGAAGTGGATCGATTGGATGTTCGTTTTTAGTTACTCTATACATGAGTTTTATTTTTTTTCTTGGAGAAAAAAAAGAGGAAGTAAAACATTTATGGACAATTATTTCCTTAAAAAATTTTATTATTGATATAAATTTAATTATAGATAAGTTATCAATAACAATGTTAATTATGGTTTTAGGAGTAGGTTTACTGATACATATATTTAGTGTTTGGTACATGAGTTTTGAAAAAAATAATTTTCGCTTCTTTTCTTATACTAATTTATTCATTTTTAGCATGTGTTTATTAGTATTATCAGGAAATTTAATTCTTATGTATATGGGATGGGAATTGGTAGGAATTTGTTCATATTTTCTTATAGGCTATTATTTTAATAATATAAAAAATATTCAATCAGCAATGAAATCATTTATTACTACTCGATTCGGAGATATTTTTTTATTACTTGCTATAATTATGGTTTATTCCCAATTTGGAACATTTGATTTTCAAAAAATTAATTATTTATTAAAAAATAATTTATTTTCTCAACATTCATTAGAATTTATTGCTTTATTTTTTTTGTTAGGAACAATTGGAAAATCAGCACAAATCCCCTTGCATATTTGGTTACCAGATGCTATGAAAGGTCCTGCTCCCGTATCAGCGTTAATACATGCGGCTACTATGGTAACAGCAGGAGTATATTTAATTCTAAGAATGCATTATTTATTTTTTTTAACACCTAAAATTTTATTCTTTTCAGGGATTATAGGGTCGATAACTTTGTTATTGGGAAGTGTGCTAGCTATGTTTCAAACAGATATAAAAAAAATATTAGCTTATTCAACAATAAGTCAATTAGGATACATGTTTGTTGCTATTAGCATAAATGCTTGGAATATTGTGATTATTCATTTAGTAACACATTCTATTTTTAAAGCTTTATTATTTCTTTCAGCTGGTTCTTTAACTATCGCTTCAAAAAATGAACAAAATATATTTAAGATTCCTGGATTTAGAAAAAGTTTACCAATTACTTATTGGAGCTTTATTATCGGAGGGTTATCTCTACTTTCTTTTCCAATTATTACATCCGGATTTTATAGTAAAGAACTAATTATTTTATATTTATTTTATAATGGATCTTTTATATTTTTTGTTTCCAGTTTAATAGGAGTTTTGTTAACATCGATTTATATTTCTAGATTAATTTTTATAGTTTTTTTTAATAAAAAAAATATAAGTAAAAAATTTTCTTTTAATTTTTTTAAAAAAATACCTTTAATAATATTAGCATTATTTTCTACATACATAGGTCATTTGTTATTAATTCCTTTATCAGAATTATTCATACAAATAAATTATTTAGGAAAGAACAAATATTTATTAGAGTTATTAAGTAGTATAATGATATTTTTGGGTTTATTTATATCGTATTTTAAATTTTATTTAAAGAAAAATTTTTTCTCCTTTTTATATAAAAATATTTATTATTTAAATTTTTTTAGTTTTATTTCAAAATTTTTAAATTTTAATTTTATATATAATATTTTTATTATTCGTTTATATTTACTTGTTATTAAATTGACTTCGAAAGATCCATTAAAAAAAAGCATTAATTTTTTCGAAGTTTTAATTGTAAATATAAATAAAATATTATTTTTAAATTCAGATACTTATTTGCATCGATATATATCATCTATTATTATAGGATTATCAATGATATTTTTGTTTTCAACAATATAAAAAAATTTTATTAAATTTAAATGTTTTAAAACAATTAACTTATTAAATAATATTTTTATAAAATAGGATTATAATACAAATGTTACTCTTTTTATTAATTATAATTCCCTTATTAGGAGGGTTTTTAAGTTGGATATCAGAATATTATGATATTAAGTATCCTCGTTGGATTGCTTTAATAACAGTGAGTATTGTATTGATAATATCGTTATATATATGGATATGTAAATTTTATAATTTTTTTGACCAACCTTCTTATTCACATTGGATAATTGAATTTGTATATCCTTGGATACCTAGATTCGGAATATTTTTTCATTTAGCTATGGATGGTTTTTCATTATTAATGGTTATTTTAAGCTTAGTGTTAAGTACTGTATCGGTATTATGTTCATGGAATTTATATCAACGACGTTATCAAGGAATATTTTATCTTTCATTATTACATATTTTATCGGCAACATTAGGTATTTTTTTATCTATTGATTTATTTTTATTTTTTTGTTTTTGGGAAGTTGTATTAATTCCAATTTATTTATTAATTATATTTTTTGATAGTGAAGATCATGAAAAAAATATCAGAATTAGTTCTGCTAATACTTTTTTTATGTATTCTCAATTATCAAGTTTTATAATGTTAATTGCTATTATTGGATTATCTGTTTTATATTATTTAAAATTTAATCTTTGGACATTTGATTATAATTTACTAATTAGACTTTATAACCAAAATACAAATTTTTCTATTTTAGAGTATATTTTAATGATTGGATTTTTTATTGGATTTGCAATAAAAATTCCAATAGTACCTTTTCACGGTTGGTTGCCTAATACTCATCGATATTTACCCATAGAGGGTTCTATTGATATAGTTGCGTTTTTGTTAAAAACTGGAATTTATGGAATTTTAAGATTTATAATTCCATTTTTTCCTAATGCATCGCATAGTTTTTCTAATTTTTTTATTTTTTTAGGAATTATAAATTTTTTATATGGAGCTTTTCTTGCATTTTCACAGAAAGATTTAAAAAATTTAATTTCATATGGATCTATATCTCATGTAGGTATAATTTTAGTAGCAATTTATACTTATAATGAAATTTCTTATCAAGGAGCAATTTTGTATATAATTTCTCATGCATTGTCTACATCAGCTTTATTTATTATATCCGGTTGGTTAAAAAAATATTTTAATACTAGAAATATATATAAAATAAATGGTTTGTTAGAAAAATTTGATTGGTTACCAGGTTTTTTTTTATTTTTTTGCTTATCTAGTATAGGGTTACCAGGAACAGGTTCTTTTATTGGAGAACTTATGATGTTAATAGGTATATTTGATAAAAGTCCAATATTTTTTGGAATCTTAGTTATTGGTTTAATATGTTCTATATCATATACATTAAAAATGATGCAAAATATTTGCTATGGCAATTATAATAAAACATCTAAAAATATGTCTATTTCTACTATTGATATTTTAGTAATGTTAATTATTTTAATTTCGTTATTTTTTGTAGGATTAAACTCAAAAATTATTTTAGATACTTTATATTTAACCAAACCACTTATTTAACATTCTTTAAAAAAATTTTTGTTTTTCTAAAAGGTATAATTTCTAATTATGATAGTTTCTAAACAATTTATTGGTTTATTACCATTATTAATTTTAATGTTAAATAGTATTTTTTTATTTATTTTTATATCATTTAAAAAAGATTTAAATTTAATAAAAAACTTAAGTATAATAGGATTTTTATTATCCTTTATATCTTTATTTTTAATAAAAAATAATATTCCTATAAATATAGGGACAATATTATCTATTAATTTTTTTTCTATTTTATATTTTAGTATTTTTTTATTAGTAGGATTATGTTCTTCTATATTTTTTTCAGACCATAAAAAAAAATGTGTTAAAAATCCAGAAAACTTTTATTTATTAATAAATTTATCGATTATAGGATCTATGTTTGCAATTATCTCAAATCATATGATTTCTATGTTTGTAGGTATGGAATTAATGTCGTTACCAATGTTAGCTTTATCTGGTTATTTTATAAATGAAAAAACATCAATTGAAAGTGCTTTAAAATATTTAGTTTTGTCTACATTATCTTCTTGTTTTTTATTGTTTGGAATGGCATTAATTTATTGTTTTTCTGGTCATTTAAACTTTTTTTATTTTAATGAATTATCCATTTTTAATTTTTATCATAATAATAAAGTTATATTGTTTTCTTGGTGTTTTATATTAACTGGATTTGGTATTAAAACAGCTATTTTTCCATTTCATTTATGGAGTCCAAATATTTATAAAGGAATTTCTTTTCCTTCATTATTATTTTTTTCTACTATTAGTAAAATAGTACTATTTATTATATTAATCAATTTTTCTATGTTTTTTCCTAAAAAGTTTTTTTATGATTTATTTTTAATAATACAAATTTTTTCATTTTTTTCAATAGTATTAGGAAGTATAATGGCATTATTTGAAAAAAATATTAGAAAATTAATAGCATATTCTTCTATAGCATATTTTGGTTCTTTATTAATTACTATTATTACAGTTTTCAATAGCAAGTATGCTCTAATAGCTTTTGGAATTAATATTATTAATTATATATTTTCTAATATAGTTTTTTTAGGAGCTTTAAACATTATTTCAGCTATTGATAAAAATCATTATCATAATAATAATTTTTTTTATAAAGGTTTATTTTGGAGAAATCCAATACTTGCTATGTTAATAACAGTTTCAATTTTTTCTTTTTCAGGCATTCCTTTTACAATAGGATTTTTTGGTAAATTTTATTTATTTTTACTTATAATACAACAAAAGTTGTGGTTAATAGGCTTAAGTTTACTTTTAGGAAGTACATTAGGAATGTTCTATTATTTACGAATTTTAGTGAATATTTTTTCTAAAAAAAATATTTTTAATGAAACTTTTTTATTAAGTAAAAGTAGTATTTCTAATACTTGGATGTTTACATTTTCGGGGATTTTAATTTTAACATTAACTATTATGATTTTATTTTTTGGGATTTATCCAAATTTTTTAATTAATATTCTTTCAATATAAATTTTTTTAAAAATATAAAATATGCTAAAGAAAATAACATATAAAAAAAAATTATCTTTTTTTGAATGGCTGAAATATCTAAAATTTTTCAAAAGAAAAAGTTACTTTGATTTAAAAAATGTAATAAACATAGCTAAAAAGTTAGGTTTATTACATTGTTTTTCTTTTTCCTTTGTTGTTGCGGGGACTAATGGAAAAGGAAGTGTTTGCTATATTTTAGAAAAAATTTTATTAAATTCTAATTATAAAGTTGGCTTATATACTTCCCCTCATTTAATTAGTCATTTAGAACGTATTCGTATTAACGGAAATTTTTTAAATGAAAAATGGCATATTTTAGCGTTTGAAAAAATTGAAATGATCAGAAAAAATAATAAAATTAGTTATTTTGATTTTATAACATTATCCGCTTTATTTTTATTTAAATACTTTAAAGTTGATGTCATTATTCTTGAAGCAGGTTTAGGAGGTAGATTAGACGCTACTAATATTATTCCTAATGATATCAGCATTATTACTAATATTGATTTTGATCACAAAGAAATATTAGGCTATACTCGGTTTAAAATAGGCTATGAAAAAGCGGGAATATTTAAAAAAAATAAAATAGCAATAGTAGGAGAAGAAAAAGATATTCCAAATAGTATAAATTTACTTGCAAAAAAAAGAAATACCTTATTAAAAAAAGTTAATTTTGAATGGTTTTATCAAAAGAGAGAAAAAAGTTGGAATTTTATCAGTGAAAAATGGAAGTTTTATAATTTAAAATATTCAAATATTTCATTAATAAATATTTCAATAGCTTTTTCTGCATTAT
Coding sequences within it:
- a CDS encoding NADH-quinone oxidoreductase subunit N, yielding MIVSKQFIGLLPLLILMLNSIFLFIFISFKKDLNLIKNLSIIGFLLSFISLFLIKNNIPINIGTILSINFFSILYFSIFLLVGLCSSIFFSDHKKKCVKNPENFYLLINLSIIGSMFAIISNHMISMFVGMELMSLPMLALSGYFINEKTSIESALKYLVLSTLSSCFLLFGMALIYCFSGHLNFFYFNELSIFNFYHNNKVILFSWCFILTGFGIKTAIFPFHLWSPNIYKGISFPSLLFFSTISKIVLFIILINFSMFFPKKFFYDLFLIIQIFSFFSIVLGSIMALFEKNIRKLIAYSSIAYFGSLLITIITVFNSKYALIAFGINIINYIFSNIVFLGALNIISAIDKNHYHNNNFFYKGLFWRNPILAMLITVSIFSFSGIPFTIGFFGKFYLFLLIIQQKLWLIGLSLLLGSTLGMFYYLRILVNIFSKKNIFNETFLLSKSSISNTWMFTFSGILILTLTIMILFFGIYPNFLINILSI
- the folC gene encoding bifunctional tetrahydrofolate synthase/dihydrofolate synthase — protein: MLKKITYKKKLSFFEWLKYLKFFKRKSYFDLKNVINIAKKLGLLHCFSFSFVVAGTNGKGSVCYILEKILLNSNYKVGLYTSPHLISHLERIRINGNFLNEKWHILAFEKIEMIRKNNKISYFDFITLSALFLFKYFKVDVIILEAGLGGRLDATNIIPNDISIITNIDFDHKEILGYTRFKIGYEKAGIFKKNKIAIVGEEKDIPNSINLLAKKRNTLLKKVNFEWFYQKREKSWNFISEKWKFYNLKYSNISLINISIAFSALSESNLNINIDFLKKKLFPINIPGRFSIIQKKPCVILDVAHNSHAALCLSKKIRKSLKKYSKIYAVVGILEKKDIIGIISNFLGIVNKWNFSLLNQNKETFKTCINSILSIQDYEIFDTTYDSWKKAYYLASKKDLILVFGSFITVSEVIKILNINIQKI